TATAGAAGATGACTCTGAAATTGAAGAAGAAGTTATTGAATCTACAGAAACTACAGAAATGGAAGTGGTAGAAGTAGAAGATGTTCAAGAAGTTGAAGAAGAAATAGGTGATGTTCCTTTTGCTATTATTCAGCAAGTGCCAATTTTTCCAGGTTGCGAAAATGCCAAGGACAAAAAGAAATGCATGAATGAAAAAATCAGCAAGTATGTCGATAAAAATTTTGATAGAAGCTTAGGCTCAGAACTTGGTTTAACAGGTAGAAATAGAGTAAGTGTTCAATTTAAAATCGATAAAAATGGAGACGTGGTTGACGTTAAAGCTCGTGGACCTCATCCAAGATTAGAGCAAGAAGCTATTAGAGTTATCAAAGGACTTCCCAAAATGATACCTGGCGAACAAAGAGGCCAAAAAGTTGGTGTACTTTATGGCTTACCAATCAACTTTTTTGTTCAAGAATAACTTTAAATATAATGATAAATTATTAACCTAAGCCCTGAATAGGCTTAGGTTTTTTTATAAACGACTTTGACTTATAATTCATTAAATTTGACCAATCTAAAAATAAAATGAAACTACTACTCAATCTTTTAATCATTATAGCTATAACCTTTACTGCAAAAGCACAAGATACATCATACCCAATATTTGAAGAATGTAGCGAGGTTGATCAAATTCAGCTCCAAAAAGAATGTTTTGAAACTAATTTTAATAACCATTTAAAACAGCTTTTAAAAAACACATCTAATGATAGTTTACCAAAATCTCAAAAAGTTTCTTTGATATTTGATGTTGATAAAAATGGTAAATTCAATCTTATCTTTATAGATGCTGATAGTCAAACAGTAAAACAGAATTTTGAAAAAGCCTTTGACAGTTTGCCAAAAGTAAAGCCAGCTAAAACTTATGGTAATCCTAGCTTTATGCAATTTAGTGTTGATTTGATTTATCCCTTTCATAAAAATGGTTTAGATAAATCTGCAATTTCTTCAACTCACCCACAAATAAAACCTCAAGAAACACAACTTTCTGAGTCTTTAATAAAGGCAAAACAAGAATTTGAAGCGGTAGATAATGAAACAAAAAAATATGATGCTGAGTTGTTTTCTAGTTATGCTTATATCCCATTATCTCACGAAATCTACAATCGTTTTGACAGAGAAATGAATTTAATAGGAACAAATTCTCATACTTCACAAAAACCGTTTACCTACAAAGATGTAAAGCCATATTACGATTTTAAAGAAAAAAACAGCGATTTAGCTTTTAATAAAAACTCTTGGTTTGGACGAAAACTTTTTGATGAACATCTCGCCACAGTCAGTGGTAATAATTATTGGCTTGCCTTAGATTTTGGGGTTGATTTGCAATTAGGAAGAGATACAGACAACAGTCTAAACACTTACAACAACACGAGAATAGGATTTGTTCAAGGTGGTGTTGGAAATAAACTAACATATTACGGTGCTATCTTTGAAAGTCAAGGTCGTTTTGCTGATTACTATAATCGTTTAGCACGCTCAAGAGCACCAATAGATGGTAATCCAGCTATTATACCAGGTCGTGGAGTGGCTAAAAAATTTAATTCTGATGCCTTTGATTACCCTGTAACAGTAGGCTATATCAATTACCGTTTCAATGATAATTTTAATATTCAGTTAGGCAATTATAAAAATTTTATAGGTGACGGCTATCGGTCTTTATTTTTAAGCGATAACGCAAGTCCTTATCCATACGTTAAAGTCGATGCCAAATTTTGGAAAATCAAATATACCAATATTTGGATGCAAACTAGAAACACTAACTTATTAACTGAGAGCGAAGCCTATCAAACTAAATTTATGGCCATTCATCATTTGAGTTATAACGTCAATAAAAGGCTTAACATTGGCTTGTTTGAAGTCGCTATTTGGGATAATGAAAAAGAACGCGGCTTTGATATCAGCTATCTCAACCCCTTATTGTTCTATCAAATGGTTGAGTTTTCTACTGGCACTGAAGGTGGTAAAGTTATGGTTGGAGCTAACTATAAATACAAATGGACAGACAATATTTATTCTTATGGACAATTGCTTATAGATGAACTTTCGTTTAATGATGTTTTTGATGGCAACAATAGTTTTAAAAACAAATTTGGATTGCGACTTGGGGTTAAATATTTTGATGCTTTTAAAATTAAAGACTTTGACCTTCAATTAGAATACAATCAAGTTAGACCTTTTACATATTCGCATAATAAAATTAGCACAAATTATACCCATAACGGTCAATCTTTAGCTCATCTTTGGGGTGCAAATTTTAGGGAAATAATCGCTATTGTACGCTACCGCAAAAACCGTTGGTTTGGTCATACCAAATTGATATTTGGCGAGCGTGGTTTTGAACCCGAAGCTGATCTTGATCCTTTTTACGGTTCAGATTTGTTTGGAACAGAAGATAACTTGTTTAGTGAAACGGGTAATACCATTGACCAAGGTAATCGGGTCAATTCATATTATGCCGAATTAGAAGCAGGCTATCTCATCAATCCAGCAACAAACTTTAAGGTTTACCTAAACATTATTGGTCGTGATTTTAATGCAACTATACAAAACGACAGAACTTTTGATAACAATACAGCTTGGGTCAATTTTGGTTTAAGAACCGATTTGTTTAATTGGTATTTTGACTATTAATGTTTTTAAATTTTATGTTAGACAAAATTATTTTATCAAATATCAGAGTATATGCCTACCACGGTTGTCTTGATGAAGAATCTAAAATTGGAAGTAATTACAGAGTTGATGTAGAAGTTGATGTAGATTTGGAGCTGTCTTCAAATTCAGACAAGCTAAAGGATACTGTAGATTATGTGATTCTTAATCAAATAGTAAAACAAGAGATGTCTATTCCTTCAAAACTATTAGAACATGTTGCTCAAAGAATTAATAGTAGAGTTTTCAAAGAATTTTCGAAAGTTAAACGTATAAAAACACAAGTCGCAAAACTTAATCCACCGATTATAGGTGATGTAGAATCTGTCAGTGTAAAAATGATAAAACGTAGAGAATAGTCTTTATTTTATTATAAAATAACTAAATTTGCAAATCCTAAAAGGTGTCGTGGCCGAGTGGCTAGGCAGAGGTCTGCAAAACCTTGTACAGCGGTTCGAATCCGCTCGACACCTCTAACAAAAACACACTTAACCCTGATGTCCAATACATTTGGGTTTTTTGTTTTTCTCTCTTGACCTACATTATTGCTCAAATATCGAAAATTTAACCCAAATTATTCATTGAAACATAATCTTTCATAATTGAGCATTTTTCGTCATTATTCAATAGAAAATTTCCTTTGAATAATTCGGGCTAAACAGTTTTTTAAACTTTTAAGTCAATGTCTTAATTTCAGAAATCATTTTTTGGGCTAATTGATCAGCTTCATCTTGCGTTTGGGCTTCGGTATAAACTCTAATAATAGGCTCGGTATTTGACTTTCTTAAATGTACCCAAGAATTTTTAAAATCTATTTTCACACCATCTATTGTTGTAAGTTCTTCATTTTGGTATAATTTTTCAACCTTTTTAAGGATTTGATCAACATCAATTTGTGGGGTTAATTGAATTTTTTCTTTAGCCATAAAATAGCTTGGATAAGTTTTTCTCAGTTCAGAAACCTTCATTTGTTTTTGACTCAGGTGTGATAAAAACAAAGCTAAACCCACTAAACTATCTCTGCCATAATGCAAGTTAGGATAAATAATTCCGCCATTGCCTTCGCCGCCAATTACCGCATTGGTGTCTTTCATTGTTTTGACCACATTAACCTCTCCAACTGCACTTGCTGTATAATGACCGCCGTGTTTCTCAGTCACATCTCTCAAGGCTCGAGATGAAGATAGATTGCTCACCGTATTGCCTTTTCTTCGAGACAAAATATAATCTGCAACGCTCACCAAAGTGTATTCTTCGCCAAACATCTCGCCGTTTTCATCCATAAATGCCAAGCGGTCAACATCTGGATCAACAGCAATTCCAAAATCTGCATTTTCTTTAATTACGGTTTTAGATAACTCGGTTAAATGTTTTTTAAGCGGTTCAGGATTATGTGGAAATTGACCTGTTGGTTCACAATATAATTGAATAACTTCTACGTTAAGTTGCTCTAAAAGTGGCACAATAGAAATTCCACCTGTAGAATTGACAGCATCCAAAACCACTTTAAATTTTTGAAGCTTGATATCTTTGACTAAAACATCATCTAAATTTAAAATTTCTTCAATATGTAAGTCGATATAAGAATTGTGATTTGTTCTTTGACCGAGATGTTCAACTTTTGAAAAATTATAATTTTCGGCTTCAACCAAGTCAAGTATGGCTTTACCTTCTTTGCCATCTAAAAATTCACCTTTTTCGTTAAGCAATTTTAAAGCATTCCATTCCACAGGATTATGACTTGCGGTGATGATAATGCCACCGTCGGCATGTTCGAGTTTTACCGCCATTTCAACGGTTGGCGTAGTTGATAGTTCTAAACTAACCACATCAATACCCAAACCTTGTAAGCTGTTGATAACGAGTTCTTGTATCATTTTGCCCGATGGTCTGGCATCGCGACCTATAACCACTTTGTAGTTGTCTTTTTTGCGATAAGATTTTAGCCAAGTGCCATAAGCAGTGACAAATTTAACCGCATCAATCGGTGTTAAATTATCACCAACTTTACCGCCAATAGTACCTCTGATTCCTGAAATAGATTTGATTAGTGTCATAAATTAAATTAAAAAAAGAATTGATTTTCTAAAACTTACTCAAAAATACATAAATTATAAGGATGATACATTAATTTGTTCTACTTTTAAACTATGAATTATTTGGCTCACATATATCTTTCTGGAAAAAATGAAGACATCAGAATCGGTAATTTTATCGCTGATTTTATTTATGGAAGTCGATATCAAAATTATTCTACCAATATTCAAAAAGGCATACTTCTTCATCGTGCTATTGATACTTACACCGATGCACATCCTATTTTTAGACAAAGCAAAAAACGATTATTTTCTGAATTCAAACATTACAGCGACGTGATTGTCGATATGTTTTATGATCATTTCTTAGCTAAAAATTTTGACAATTATTCTTCAGAAGATTTAACTCATTTTGCCACATCTTTTTATAATTCTTTAGACAAAAGGCGTAAAGAATTACCTAAAAAAGTGAATCAAATTCTTCCTGTGATGAAACAATATAATTGGTTGGTAAGCTATAAAAACACTGATGATCTTAGAGATATTCTCAATCAAATGAATCATAAAACCAAGTTCAAAACACAGCTGGATGATTCTGTAGATTTATTGATTGAACATTATGATAGTTTTGAAAATGAGTTTACACAATTTTTTAGAGAAATTCAAAACGAGCAACCTAAAATGCTTAAATCTTTAGAAAAATAAGTGACAAAAAGAGATAAATATTCTATAAATGATTAAAAATATGTGAATTATTAAATCGAACTCACCTTTTAAACAATTACCCGAACATCCATAATCAGAGTTTATTTGATATCATAAAAATTTCACTTATTAGCATATTGATAAAAGAACTAAGAAAAACCTTACCTTTGCAAAAATTTTAAAATTCCATGTCGAATATTGTTGCTGTTGTTGGTCGCCCAAATGTAGGGAAATCCACGTTTTTTAATCGTATGATTCAAAGGCGTGAAGCCATTATTGATGCTGAAAGTGGCGTAACACGCGACCGTCATTATGGAAAATCTGAATGGAATGGCAAGGCCTTTTCATTGATTGATACTGGCGGTTATGTAGAAAACAGCGATGATGTGTTCCAAAATGAAATCGATAAACAAGTGCATCTCGCCATTGAAGAAGCCGATGCTATTATATTTTTAGTTGATGTTCAAGAAGGTCTCACTCCTATGGACGAAGATGTGGCTAAAATTTTAAGAAAAGCTGAAAAACCCGTTTTTCTTGCTATCAATAAAGTTGATAGTAGCAAAAATATTCAAGATGCTATGGAGTTTTACGCCTTAGGTCTTGGCGAATATTACAATATTTCTGCCATCAACGGCAGTGGCACGGGCGAATTGTTAGACGACTTGGTCAAAGCACTTCCTGAAGAAGAAATCAAAGAGGAAGAAAGTTTACCCAAGTTTGCCGTTGTTGGACGCCCAAATGCTGGAAAATCTTCGTTTATCAATGCCTTGATTGGAGAAGAACGCTACATTGTTACTGATGTTGCTGGAACTACGCGTGACTCTATTGACACTCACTACAATCGTTTTGGTTTTGATTTTAATTTGGTCGATACCGCTGGTATTAGACGAAAAGCTAAGGTGAAAGAAAGCCTTGAGTTTTACTCGGTAATGCGTAGCGTAAGAGCTATTGAAAGTTCTGATGTATGCTTAGTGCTTGTCGATGCTCAACGCGGTTTTGACGGACAAGTGCAAAACATTTTTTGGTTGGCTCAGCGGAATAAGAAAGGCATCGTAATTTTAGTCAATAAATGGGATTTAGTCGATAAAGAAACCAACACTTTAAAGCAATTTCAAAACCACATTCTTCAAAAAATTGAACCTTTTACCGATGTGCCAATTGTTTTTATTTCAGTCATCAACAAACAACGTATTTTTAAAGCTATTGAAACAGCAGTTGAAGTTTATCATAACAGAAGTAAACGCATAAAAACCCGTAAACTTAACGATGTTTTATTGCCTTTGATTCAAAAATTTCCACCGCCTGCAGTGAAAGGTAAATATGTAAAAATAAAATTTATCACCCAATTACCCACACATCATCCGCAGTTTGCATTTTTCTGCAATTTACCGCAATACGTCAAAGAGCCTTACAAGCGTTTTCTTGAAAATAAAATCAGAGAAAACTTTGATTTTAAAGGCGTTCCTATAGATATTTATATGCGTAAGAAATAACACTGAATGTTATTTTAAATGTCTCTAAAATGTACAGAGTTCTTGAAATACTTGCCTGCCACGTCGGTATTATAATACCTTAATTAACCAAATTAATCATTTTAATTGGCATAACTTTAGAATGTGATTTTGGAAACCAAAATGTTAAGTTTCGATACAAAATTCGTATCAGAATTTCATTCAAATTGACTCAATTTGGTTGAATTGATATCAGGTTATGTTTTTAGATTGAAATAGAATATTTTATAAACTACTATAAATCAAATATTTATATTTTAGTGTTTAATTGAAAACAAAATGCTATCTCACAAAAACTGGTTGGTTTTTGTTTTTTGTTTCAGATTTGCTGAAAGCATAGTTATCGTCATTAAATTTTAAAATATCTTCGTAACTAGGATTGTCAATTTTTGCGAGATGTTTGGTCATTAAGCCTCTGGCTTTTTTGGCATAAAAACTGATCACTTTGAGTTTACCGTTTTTATAATCTTTAAAAACAGGTTCAACCCATTGTCCTTTCAATTTTGATTTTTGAATAGATTTAGAGTATTCTTTACTCGCTAAATTAACAACCAATTCATTTTCTTCTAATTCATTATTAAGTGTTTCTGTTAAGGTTTCTTTCCAAAATTCGTATAAATTTTTGGCGTTTTCAACTTCTAATGACGTTCCCATTTCAAGTCGGTAAGCTTGTATTAGATCTAAGGGTTTGAGCATGCCGTAAAATCCAGACAATATTCTTAACCTATCTTGCAAACGATTGATATCACTTTTCGATAATTGGTAAGCATCTATACCGTCATACACATCGCCATCAAAGGTGTAAATTGCGGGTCTAGAATTTTGAGGCTGATGATTTATAGAAAAATCTTGAAATCTTGTGTGGTTTAATTCAGCTAATTTGTCACTGATTGACATTAAATCTTTTAAATCATTTTTGGAAGATTGTTTTAAAACCTTATGTATTTTTTCAGTTTTATCTAAAAACTGTGGTGTTGTATAGTTTTTTGTCGGTAAATCTTGTTCTAAATTTAAAGATTTAGCAGGAGAAAGTAATATTTTCATAATCGTTTTTGATGTAAATTTAATAGAAAAACAGCATCAAAACGATTTTGTTTTATAGAAAATTAAGATATTAGAATAGGGAAATCTAATGATCTTAATGTTTAGCGTGTTTTGCATAATTTCGCCACTTGTCAATACAAGCTTGCATATCATCAGGCAAGTTTGTTGAAAATGATAAATATTCACTTGTTTTTGGATGTTCAAATCCTAAGGTTTTAGCGTGAAGTGCTTGTCGTGGCAAAACTTTAAAACAGTTTTCTACAAATTGTTTGTATTTTGTGAAGCTAGTACCTTTTAAAATTCTGTCGCCACCATAGCGGGAATCGTTAAACAAAGTATGGCTAATGTATTTCATATGAACACGAATTTGATGGGTTCGCCCTGTTTCAAGTTGACAAGACACCAAAGTCACATAGCCGAAACGCTCAATAACTTTGTAATGTGTGATAGCCGGTTTGCCATATTCAGCTTTATCACTTTCATAAACTGTATTTTGTAATCTGTTTTTGGGATGTCGCCCAATGTTGCCTTCTATTGTACCTTCATCATCTTTAACATCGCCCCAAACTAAAGCCACATATTCGCGTTGACTGGTTTTGTGAAAAAACTGTTTGCTGAGATGCGTCATAGCTTCTTCGGTTTTGGCCACCACCAAAAGTCCGCTGGTTTCCTTATCAATGCGATGCACTAAACCTGGTCGGTTTGAGCTGTTGTTGGGTAGGTTATCAAAATGATATACCAGTGCATTAATCAACGTGCCTGAATAGTTGCCATGACCTGGATGAACTACCATTCCTGCTTCTTTATTGACCACCAACAAATCATCATCTTCATAAACAATGTCAATAGGAATATTTTCGGGTTCTAATAAATTTTCATAAGGTGGATAAGACATTAAAACCTTGACTTCATCGCCAGCTTTAACTTTATGATTGGGTTTAACGGTTTCTGAATTGACAAAAATATTACCCGATTTTGCGACTTTTTGAATTTTATTTCTTGAGGCATTTTCAATAAAATTCATCAAAAACTTATCCACTCGTAACGGCTCCTGACCTTTTGCAGCAATAAAATGATAGTGCTCAAAAAGATCGTCGTTGTTTTCGTTTTGATTGTCATTCATCATCATTTGAATTTTATCTAATTTGATTCTGAATAATCTAAACTCCCATCGCCTACAACAATATCTACAACACTAGTTTTTTTAAGTTTATCGCCTGGTTTTAATGTTTTGTCTTGATGTTTCAGCTCTAAAACTACATCTTTTGCAATGTCTGGTTTTGTAGTAATTTCACCAATTTTAAATCCTAAAGATTTTAAGGTTGGCAAAACTTGTCTTTTGGTATTTCCGATGATGTTTTCTGGAATGCTCACTAAAGCGTAATCTTTCGGATTTATGGTCAAATATATTTTACGGTTTTCTTTGACCGATTGACCTGGTTTGGGATCTTGTTCTACAACAGAAAACGAGGGATAATCTGGATTGTAAGCGGTTGAATCCATAATGACATACCTCAAATTGAGTTGGTCTAATTTTTTTTCAACAATATCCATTTCTAATTTACTCAAATCTGGAACTTCTATATATTCATCATGGTTGGTGTAATAATTCAGCCAATAGAACAAGCCAATGATTAAAACGATAGTTAGGATTACAGCTAAAACTAGATTTTTTAAAAACGTTTTACTGAATAAAAAATTAAAAAAACTCATATTTTAAATTATATAAGGCAAATATAGTGAAATGAAGTTATGAATGATTTTTGATTCTATCGAAAATAAAAATCTCAAGATCTGATTGAGGAATTTACAAGGATCAGGTTTAAATCTAATCATATATTTATTATGCGTGCATAATTATTGTTAGAATTTAACTGATTTTAAAAACCTAAATATACTTACATTGCATTTTCAATTCAATAAAATATGTATCAATCACAAATATCTGGAGTAGGCAAATACGTTCCTGAAAACGTTGTCACCAATCACGATCTTACAAAAATTATGGATACCACTGACGAATGGATCCAAGAACGCACAGGCATAAAGGAACGAAGACATATCAAAAAAGGCGACGGCAACACCACGGCGGTTATGGGATACAAAGTCGCAAAAATCGCACTTGAACGTGCAAATATTGATAAAGACGATATCGACTTTATTGTCTTTGCTACACTAAGTCCAGACTATTATTTTCCTGGTTGCGGAGTTCAAGTCCAAGATATGCTTGACATATCAACTTGTCCTGCTTTAGATGTCAGAAACCAATGTAGCGGATTTGTTTATGCTTTATCTGTTGCCGACCAATTTATCAAAACAGGGATGTATAAAAATATTCTTGTCATTGGAAGTGAAAATCACAGCGGTGGATTAGATATGACCACACGAGGTCGAAACGTTTCTGTGCTTTTTGGAGATGGTGCTGGTCTTGCTGTTTTAACCCGATGTGAAAACAAAAACAAAGGTGTTTTATCTACACATCTACATTCTGAAGGTAAGTTTGTTGAAGAGTTATCGCTAATTGGACCGAGCACAAAATATTGGGTGCCTGAAATAATTAAAGAAAATCCACAAGAAAATATTCCGTATTATCCACAAATGAATGGTCAATTGGTGTTTAAAAATGCTGTTGTAAGATTTTCAGAAGTCATCAACGAAGGTTTAGCTCATAATAACTTATCGGCTAAAGATATTGATATGTTAATTCCGCATCAAGCTAACTTGAGAATCGCTCAATTTATTCAGAAAAAATTTAAGTTGAGTAACGACCAAGTGCACAACAATATTCAAAAATACGGCAATACTACTGCAAGATCTATACCTATTGCTCTTACAGAAGCTTGGGAAAACAATAAGATAAAAACAGATGACATTGTAGTTTTAGCGACTTTTGGAAGTGGTTTTACTTGGGCAAGCGCCATCATAAAGTGGTAAACAAAAAACCCTTGATGATATTATCAAAGGTTTAATGTTAAAAAAATTGTATCTATTAAAGGCTAATTCAAATAAATGCAATGTCTTATTATATGAAACGATTTTTATTGAAATAAGTTACTTTTATTAACAATATTTAACCTGATATAATATCAATTTAACTTTTTTTTATTTCTTAATAATTTCTTAGGTATTAACAAAGGTTATACATCAAACAAACAAAAACATAATTAAATTTGCACAAATTTTTCACTTATGAAATGTAAAATCAAAACACTAATTGCTATTTTTATAGTGATATCAGCAATGACTTCTTGTAGCGATGATGAAGCTGGTCAAATTATAGACAATACACCTTCAATTTTTGAAATTATTGCAGAAAGCCCAAACCATAACACCTTAGAGCAATTACTAATTGATACACAACTTGACCAAACTATAGATAGTGGTGTCTTTACCATTTTTGCTCCAACAGATCAAGCCTTTCAAGCTTTAGATATAGCAAATCTTAGCAATGAAGAGATTTCTCAAATTTTACTCAATCATGTTTTGAGTGGCAAAGCAGAATCAACAGACCTTGAAACAGGATACGAATTTACCAATGCCACAGAATCTATAACAGGTGATTCTGATTTTTTGAATATTTATGTCAATGTTGATGCTGGAATAAGCTTAAACGGTTCATCAAATGTTACAGAACCAGACATCAATGCCTCAAATGGTGTGGTGCATGTTGTAGATCAAGTTATACCACGGCCAAGTATTGTAACTTTTTTGAATGCTGACAACAATTTTTCAACATTAGTATCGGCTTTAACTCAAGAAAATCAACCAGATTTTATCAGTACCTTGAGCGACTCAGACAACCCAGCTCCATTCACACTATTTGCTCCTAACAATCAGGCTTTTGAAGACTTATTTGTAGAGCTTGAACTCGAGTCACTCATGGATATGGATGCCAATACATTGACTTCAACACTAAACACACATATTGTGGCTTCAAATGTTATCAGAGCCGAAGATTTTTCAGCCAATACTACTGTAGAAACATTAGGAAGTAGTTTTAATATTGATGCATCTACCGATACTATTACTGATCAAAGTGGTAGAAATATCAACATTTTCATCACAAATATACAAGCCACTAACGGGGTAATGCATGTTGTAGATAAAGTTATTTTACCTTAATTTTTTATCGGAATAGATAATTCTAATACCATTTTCTGGTAAATAATTTGAATAAAGTTTTTAAATCAATACTGACAATAAATCTGATTTTTTCGTCATAATTTTCCTGAAACTCCCAGCCTTGACTTGAATAAACGGGAAAATATAGTTCAAAATAATCTTCTACAAAATTTAATCGTATCCCTGAATCGTATAAGAATTTGGTTGACTCATATTTGTTACCTACAAGACCGGCATCACCGTAAACAAAAATCCAATTCCAAATCGTAGTGCTTGTATTGAGTGTAGTTATCCATTTGTTAGCAAAACTAGGTTGCAATTTAGATTTAAAACCACCTTCTGCCATAATAAATTGTTGGCTAAATAATCCACTTTCTTCACTACGACCGTAATAATTTAGATCAAACATATAGTCTGAAGGCCGATCTAAAGCAAAGCTAAAAAAGTCAGAATCACGGGTGTCATTAAATAAGAATGTTCCTAAAAACAATCTCATATTAATCTGTCTATTGTTTTCATAAAGTCTTCTAAAAGTAGCAGTTGCAAATACTTTACTGAACTTTTGAGCGATTTCATAATCGATTGAAGCCACAAAAAATCGATCTAAATTTTTATTTTGATAAGTATATCTTGCGTTAAAAACATTGTAATCTGGATCATCAACTGTATTGCTGATATCCTTATCCCGACGAACATTTACAGAACGAATGGTAAAATACTGTCGTTTATTGCTTCTACGGTCTTTATTATTGCGATACATTAGGGTTAAAAATCCTGAATAACGCTCATAAAACAAATCATAGTTATAAGAAAAACGCGATCCATTTGCACCCATAGTGATTCCATATAAATCTTGATCATATTGCCAAGATGTATAATTAACAGACAATGAGCCAACTATCGAATTGCTTTTCAATCCATATTTAGGTTTAATTTTGTATTCTAAAGGCTTAGGCAAAATGCTACCATTAAAAAATTTAGGTCCAATAGAAACGCCATCATAAATATTGTATGAAAATTCTGGTATAGCAAAAACTTGATTATATTTTGGGTTTTCTATATCATCAAAAAGTTTAAATTGAATGGGTTTACCTAATAATTTTGTGATGGGTTTATAGTTGTTTTTTTGGTTAACTTCTGGAATAACACCATCATAATTCAAAGCTAAACGGTCGGCATTTTTTCTAGCTACCGTAATTTCGGCTATGCTATCAAAGGGTTTAACCCATAATTTATCTAAAACATTTTTATCTTTTAACCAAAATAAAGATACGGGAACTTTTGTATTGTTGATGTTTGATATTTGTATTTTCAAGGAATCAT
This genomic window from Flavobacterium sp. CS20 contains:
- the yaaA gene encoding peroxide stress protein YaaA, which translates into the protein MKILLSPAKSLNLEQDLPTKNYTTPQFLDKTEKIHKVLKQSSKNDLKDLMSISDKLAELNHTRFQDFSINHQPQNSRPAIYTFDGDVYDGIDAYQLSKSDINRLQDRLRILSGFYGMLKPLDLIQAYRLEMGTSLEVENAKNLYEFWKETLTETLNNELEENELVVNLASKEYSKSIQKSKLKGQWVEPVFKDYKNGKLKVISFYAKKARGLMTKHLAKIDNPSYEDILKFNDDNYAFSKSETKNKNQPVFVR
- a CDS encoding RluA family pseudouridine synthase, which codes for MMNDNQNENNDDLFEHYHFIAAKGQEPLRVDKFLMNFIENASRNKIQKVAKSGNIFVNSETVKPNHKVKAGDEVKVLMSYPPYENLLEPENIPIDIVYEDDDLLVVNKEAGMVVHPGHGNYSGTLINALVYHFDNLPNNSSNRPGLVHRIDKETSGLLVVAKTEEAMTHLSKQFFHKTSQREYVALVWGDVKDDEGTIEGNIGRHPKNRLQNTVYESDKAEYGKPAITHYKVIERFGYVTLVSCQLETGRTHQIRVHMKYISHTLFNDSRYGGDRILKGTSFTKYKQFVENCFKVLPRQALHAKTLGFEHPKTSEYLSFSTNLPDDMQACIDKWRNYAKHAKH
- a CDS encoding PASTA domain-containing protein, with protein sequence MSFFNFLFSKTFLKNLVLAVILTIVLIIGLFYWLNYYTNHDEYIEVPDLSKLEMDIVEKKLDQLNLRYVIMDSTAYNPDYPSFSVVEQDPKPGQSVKENRKIYLTINPKDYALVSIPENIIGNTKRQVLPTLKSLGFKIGEITTKPDIAKDVVLELKHQDKTLKPGDKLKKTSVVDIVVGDGSLDYSESN
- a CDS encoding 3-oxoacyl-ACP synthase III family protein; this encodes MYQSQISGVGKYVPENVVTNHDLTKIMDTTDEWIQERTGIKERRHIKKGDGNTTAVMGYKVAKIALERANIDKDDIDFIVFATLSPDYYFPGCGVQVQDMLDISTCPALDVRNQCSGFVYALSVADQFIKTGMYKNILVIGSENHSGGLDMTTRGRNVSVLFGDGAGLAVLTRCENKNKGVLSTHLHSEGKFVEELSLIGPSTKYWVPEIIKENPQENIPYYPQMNGQLVFKNAVVRFSEVINEGLAHNNLSAKDIDMLIPHQANLRIAQFIQKKFKLSNDQVHNNIQKYGNTTARSIPIALTEAWENNKIKTDDIVVLATFGSGFTWASAIIKW
- a CDS encoding fasciclin domain-containing protein, producing MKCKIKTLIAIFIVISAMTSCSDDEAGQIIDNTPSIFEIIAESPNHNTLEQLLIDTQLDQTIDSGVFTIFAPTDQAFQALDIANLSNEEISQILLNHVLSGKAESTDLETGYEFTNATESITGDSDFLNIYVNVDAGISLNGSSNVTEPDINASNGVVHVVDQVIPRPSIVTFLNADNNFSTLVSALTQENQPDFISTLSDSDNPAPFTLFAPNNQAFEDLFVELELESLMDMDANTLTSTLNTHIVASNVIRAEDFSANTTVETLGSSFNIDASTDTITDQSGRNINIFITNIQATNGVMHVVDKVILP